Below is a genomic region from Microbulbifer sp. ALW1.
ATAGCCGCATTCGTGAATCAGCCCGATCACGTGGCGCAGCAGCGCGCGACTGTCGGCACCGGCGTAGGCAGCATCGGTATCAGGAAAATGCTTGCCGATATCCCCGAGGGCCAGCGCGCCGAGCAAGGCATCGGCCAGCGCGTGCAGGAGTACATCACCATCGGAGTGGGCGACCAGCCCCTGTTCGTAGGGAATGGTGACGCCACCGAGGACGACGTGATCACCGGGGCCGAAGGCGTGAACATCAATGCCCTGGCCGATTCTGAGACTCATGAAGGTGTTCCTGTTTGAATTTGCTCTAAAGAGTGCCGCAGCAGTGCCTCGGCGAGAATCAGATCCGCCGGGTGAGTGACTTTAAAGTTACTGCGGCAAGCGGCAACGAGTTCCGGCTGATACCCGGCCAGTTCCAGTGCGCTGGCTTCATCGGTGATGGCCTGCGGTGTTTGTGCGAGGCCCTGGCGCAGGCACTCGTGCAATAGTTGCAGCGGCGCTTTTTGTGGGGTCTGGGCGAGCCAGATCTGTTCTCGCGGCAGGGTCTGGGAGACCAATACTTTGCCCAGTCCGCTCCCCTGCTTCCCGGTCTGTTGCCCGGCCTGTTTTACGGTGTCGCTGGCGGGCTGGGCGAGTAGTGCTATGGGGTCAGCGTTGAGGAGTTTTTGAATATCGCTGACGCTTACCAGGGGGCGCGCGGCGTCGTGCACCAGTATGGGGGTTTCCGGCGGGACCTTTCCGATCAGGTGGTCGAGGCCTGCGAGTACGGAGTCTGCACGCTCTTTGCCGCCGATGACGATTTGGATTTTTGCATCGCGAGCCTGGGTCAGGGTCTGGAATTCCTGATCGTCGGCAGCGATGGCGACAATGATGCCGGCCAGACCAGGCCAGCTAAGAATGTTTTCCAGTGTGTGGGCGATAAGGGGTTTGCCGTTGAGTGGCAGGTATTGCTTGGGTTTATCGGCACCCATGCGTTTACCAGAGCCGGCGGCGGGTACTATGACCCAATAGGGCGTCCCGATAACTTCGGGGGCGCTGGATTCGGTGGCGGTCATTGTTTTTCTCGCGATGGTGCTTTTTTGTCGGGGTCGAGAAAAATAAAGAGGGTTTCGCCTTCTTTGATAAGGCCGAGATCGTAACGGGCTTTGGCTTCTACGCCGTCGGTGCCCCGTTTGAGGCTTCGGACTTCGCGCAGCAGTTGGCGGTTTTCACGCTCAAGCGCGGCGTTTTTCTGCTGCTGTTCGCCGAGTTGGCGTTCCAGTCGGGTCACTTCTGCAAAACTGCCCTCGCCCACCCAAAGTCGGTATTGGGTGACCAGCAGCATTACGGTGAGGATTGCCAGCAGCCATTTCATCTATTGCGTTCTCTTCTGGCTAAAATGGTCCGATGTTTTCGGATCTTGTGGCGGCTCCGCCGCCGGAAGTTGTTTGCGAGACACGCCGTAAACCCATCCATGGGGGCTCGGCTGCGGCCGTCCTGGCCGCAGACGGTCTCGCAAACAACTTCCGGCGGCGAAGCCTTCGCATCAAAGCGCGTAAAATCGAGCTTCGATGCAAGATCTAGCCAGTTTACCGGGCTTCAGTTCTTACTTGAACTCAGCAATGCCACGGTAAGGCGCTTTGCCTTCCAGCTCGGCTTCGATACGCAACAGACGGTTGTACTTGGCTACGCGGTCGGAGCGGCACAGGGAGCCGGTTTTGATCTGGCCAGCAGCGGTGGCAACGGCCAGGTCGGCGATGGTGGTGTCTTCGGTTTCACCGGAGCGGTGGGAGATAACCGCGGTAAAGCCGGCGTCTTTGGCCATTTTGATCGCGTCCAGGGTTTCGGACAAAGAGCCGATCTGGTTGAACTTGATCAGGATGGAGTTGCCAACGCCTTTTTCGATGCCTTCTTTCAGGATCTTGGTGTTGGTGACGAACAGGTCGTCGCCGACCAGCTGTACTTTCTTGCCGATTTTGTCGG
It encodes:
- the ispF gene encoding 2-C-methyl-D-erythritol 2,4-cyclodiphosphate synthase, whose translation is MSLRIGQGIDVHAFGPGDHVVLGGVTIPYEQGLVAHSDGDVLLHALADALLGALALGDIGKHFPDTDAAYAGADSRALLRHVIGLIHECGYRLVNADTTLIAQAPKMAPHIVAMRENIAADCQVAADAISVKATTSEKLGFTGRKEGIAAQAVVLLESLRD
- the ispD gene encoding 2-C-methyl-D-erythritol 4-phosphate cytidylyltransferase, with translation MTATESSAPEVIGTPYWVIVPAAGSGKRMGADKPKQYLPLNGKPLIAHTLENILSWPGLAGIIVAIAADDQEFQTLTQARDAKIQIVIGGKERADSVLAGLDHLIGKVPPETPILVHDAARPLVSVSDIQKLLNADPIALLAQPASDTVKQAGQQTGKQGSGLGKVLVSQTLPREQIWLAQTPQKAPLQLLHECLRQGLAQTPQAITDEASALELAGYQPELVAACRSNFKVTHPADLILAEALLRHSLEQIQTGTPS
- a CDS encoding septum formation initiator family protein, which gives rise to MKWLLAILTVMLLVTQYRLWVGEGSFAEVTRLERQLGEQQQKNAALERENRQLLREVRSLKRGTDGVEAKARYDLGLIKEGETLFIFLDPDKKAPSREKQ